A genomic window from Rhodococcus sp. KBS0724 includes:
- a CDS encoding penicillin-binding transpeptidase domain-containing protein has translation MIEEVRPSRVDIRHPLIRKITVFTVMGVAAASSIVACSSGPDQPRSVAEQFASALTDDDVTAAANLTTDPAAASTAISAMIDGLGKDEGTFTVSEAEQSGDNAGTFTLDAAWHFGEGQDWTYSTNGNASASGDQWLIEWDPALLAPDLRASTTLRYTPTTGAPPAVLDSAGQPIMEQQVVTLVNLEPAADTAAVAALVSPIAPTITADSLRSDLAAAAGKPITAITLRAEDLAPIEEQLASLPGVTLAPQARLLSVDKALTSPTFSGLSDLWQEGQDKSAGWAVQMVKENGSATTIAGQDGPVAPNIATTIDRTLQLGAENALAAVTQPAVIVALQPSSGAVLAVAQNSAADAQGPIALTGLYPPGSTFKTVTTSAALQAAVATPDTILPCPGTENVEGRQIPNDDEFDLGSVPLHTAFARSCNTTMARLAVGLPADALHNAALQFGLGVDYVTPGLTTVTGNVPDANTPAERVESAIGQGAVTATPFGMALVAASIARGETPAPMLVKGQPGVADQTVTPTPAVVTEQLRTMMRETVTGGTATTLADIDGLLGKTGTAEVDGGPAHGWFVGIKGDLAFAVFIAGADSSAPAVQVAGTFLR, from the coding sequence ATGATCGAGGAGGTGCGCCCATCGAGAGTTGATATTCGCCACCCGTTGATCCGAAAAATCACCGTGTTCACGGTGATGGGAGTAGCCGCCGCGAGCAGCATCGTCGCGTGCAGTAGTGGTCCTGACCAGCCTCGATCAGTGGCCGAGCAGTTCGCGTCTGCCCTCACCGACGACGATGTGACAGCAGCGGCAAACCTGACGACCGATCCCGCGGCAGCATCCACCGCGATTTCCGCGATGATCGACGGACTGGGGAAGGACGAGGGAACGTTCACGGTTTCGGAAGCTGAGCAATCCGGAGACAACGCCGGCACCTTCACTCTTGATGCAGCCTGGCACTTCGGGGAAGGCCAAGACTGGACGTACTCCACCAACGGGAATGCATCGGCCAGCGGCGATCAATGGTTGATCGAGTGGGATCCGGCATTGCTCGCACCGGATCTGAGGGCGTCGACCACTCTGCGGTACACACCCACGACCGGTGCACCGCCCGCGGTTCTCGATTCCGCCGGACAGCCCATCATGGAGCAGCAGGTGGTGACGCTGGTCAACCTCGAGCCCGCCGCCGACACCGCTGCCGTGGCGGCGCTCGTCTCCCCGATTGCCCCGACGATCACAGCAGATTCGTTGCGCAGCGACCTCGCCGCGGCCGCTGGAAAACCGATCACGGCAATCACCCTTCGTGCGGAAGACCTTGCACCCATTGAAGAGCAGTTGGCTTCCCTGCCCGGGGTGACTCTTGCCCCGCAAGCACGGTTGCTGTCCGTCGACAAGGCTCTGACGTCGCCGACCTTCAGCGGGCTGAGCGACCTGTGGCAGGAAGGTCAGGACAAATCCGCTGGGTGGGCGGTGCAAATGGTGAAGGAGAACGGGTCGGCGACGACAATCGCCGGACAGGACGGCCCGGTTGCGCCGAACATCGCAACAACAATTGACCGCACTCTTCAACTGGGCGCGGAGAACGCTCTCGCCGCGGTGACGCAGCCTGCGGTGATCGTGGCGCTGCAACCGTCGTCCGGAGCTGTTCTTGCCGTTGCCCAGAACTCGGCCGCCGATGCTCAGGGGCCGATTGCGCTCACGGGTCTGTATCCGCCGGGCTCGACCTTCAAGACCGTGACGACGTCGGCGGCGCTGCAGGCCGCAGTCGCGACTCCTGACACGATCCTGCCGTGCCCCGGCACCGAGAACGTCGAGGGCCGACAGATTCCCAACGACGACGAGTTCGATCTCGGCTCGGTGCCCCTGCACACCGCCTTCGCGCGTTCGTGCAACACGACGATGGCGCGACTAGCCGTCGGCCTGCCCGCGGACGCACTGCACAATGCGGCACTGCAATTCGGATTGGGCGTCGACTACGTCACCCCGGGCCTGACGACAGTGACCGGAAATGTGCCAGATGCGAACACACCGGCCGAACGCGTCGAATCGGCGATCGGGCAGGGAGCCGTCACGGCGACGCCGTTCGGGATGGCGTTGGTCGCAGCGTCGATCGCACGCGGTGAAACGCCGGCCCCGATGCTCGTGAAAGGACAGCCGGGGGTTGCCGACCAGACCGTGACGCCTACACCCGCGGTGGTGACCGAACAGTTGCGGACCATGATGCGTGAGACCGTCACCGGCGGTACCGCCACGACTCTCGCCGACATCGACGGACTGTTGGGCAAGACCGGAACAGCGGAAGTTGACGGCGGTCCAGCGCATGGATGGTTTGTCGGGATCAAGGGAGATCTGGCGTTTGCGGTTTTCATCGCCGGCGCAGACAGCTCCGCTCCTGCGGTGCAGGTCGCAGGCACTTTCTTGCGGTAA